TCAGGCATATTAGGTTGTTATTTAAGCAAACCACAAGGATTTATCAGCGGGAAAATATGTTTGTAGAGCTGAAGTGCTCCCTTATTGTATTCAAAATATGAATAAAGAACAGACTTAaacaacacaggaagaacatgcaaactccacacatacggTAGAGGCTGATTCAGGCCACTAACCCTGGAAATAGGCATTAGCCATCAAGTTTATGTATAAGGTAAGATTTATCTAATGAACTCTTGCAGTCTGCGGGCATTTAAGTAGGGTTTTCTTTATTCATCTGCTTTTTTTCTAGTACCACATATGCAAATTGACCTTATCAAAGGAGCCCCTAAATCTCTCCGACGAGCCTGAGGTCGACGAAGTCGAGGCAGCCCTGTCAAATCTGGAGGTGACGCTCGAAGGAGGAAACACGGACAAAATCCTCGTATGTATTCCTGCTTCATGGAAAATGGATACGTACGAAACTGGTACAGATGCGCTTAAGGAGAATTACAAATCCATTAGGAAAACTTTTACGGTGAAAACTGTTTAGTTGCTATCTGAATGATGATACGatgaattattaataattacgTGAGGTGTCAAAGCTGTGGTTCAATATGAAATTCACGTTGACAGTGGGTGGCGTCTGTTCATGGTCTGTCTTTGCTTCTGATGCTGCATGAGGTTCACTCACCGCTGACTGTTTCCTCCAGGAGGACATCACTGACATTCCTAAGTTAGCAGATTCCCTCAAGTTATTCAGGTGAGTGTCTGCATGAAATGCGCAGCTCAGCACAGGGAGAGAGCCCTGATCATCACACGGGAGGGTGATTGGGCCTGGCGATGGCCATGAACATCCCCAGCGGGTGTCTCTTCTGCTCCTTAAAATAAACATGCAAGAATACCATCAAAATCAGTTCTTGACAGAACAATGCTTATAATTTGCTATGTATTTCAGGCCCAAAAGACTGACTTTGCGACCATACAAAGAGTACTGGTTTGTTTTTAAAGACACCACAATATCGTATTATAAGAACCGGGAGTCGTCCACCGGGGAGCCAATCGAGCAGCTACACCTGAGAGGTGAGGAGGGTGTGACGATGGCCGGATGTCACCTCTGACACGTGAGGTCACCCTCTTGTCACCCTGCGTTTTATGGTAACCGAGACACTGGGGACGCCTTCCACAGGCTGCGAAGTTGTGCCAGACGTTAACGTGGCGGAGAAGAAGTTTGGGATCAAACTGCTGCTGCCGGTGGCTGACGGCATGAACGAGGTGTACATCCGCTGTGACAACGTGAGTCTGCTGCCTGAGTGTCCGCTGGTCCTTTCAggacagggggaaaaaaaagcgaTTCCTCATGTGGAGCAATATTCTCCAACCTGATCCTCATCGACCCcaagacggtccatgtttttgttgccTCCCTGCTCCCGGAGGGAGAATCTATGGGaaatgtctggcagggagctgggagggagcaaaaacatggaccgtccgTGGAGCTGAGAAGCACTGATGTGAAGGATAACTGTCACAACATAAATGAATATTCACATGAAGTCACCATGTTGGCGCTTTTCACCAAAGGGACGGTTTTGCCCGTTTGAACAGTTTAATGACGGATGAACCTCATGCCTAGAGGGTCATGACTTCAGCTTACATGTATTTCGTCTATGACAGAGTTGTTTTATGTATCTTAATATTCCGAGACACTGTACTTTTCATTAAAGACTTGGGCGGCTCCATGTCGGAATGCGCGGCCTTACCGCCGGCTCTCTGTGCATCCCACGCCCAGGAGACGCAGTACGCCAAGTGGAAAGCGGCCTGCATCCTGGCCTCCAAGGGCAAGACGATGGCATACAGCTCGTACAAGACCGAGGTGCGGAACATCCAGTCCTTCTTGCAGATGAAGAGCCTGGCGCCGACGCCGGAGTCGACCCCCGACGCTGACGCCATGGACATGAACGCCGAATGCTTTGTCTCACCCAGGTTCTCCAAAAAGTACAAGACGAAACAGGTGACTAAATGTCGCTTGTCATTTTAGTCATCTCACTATTCCTGACTCATTTAAGATGGAGGCATCTCTATGGCTTCAGACCTCCAGggttatgggtttgaatcccacccccAGCTCTCTCCATGTGGAGTTCCATCATCCCCTTGCTTTTACATGCTGCTCCTACCATAGCCTAAGATTTGCAGGTAGATGTATCTGTGCCTCTATGTCCCATAGTTTGAGTTTGCCCCTGTAATGGACAGGTGTGTCCcctggggtgtcccctgcctcatgccctgtgcttcctgggagggTCCATGATCACTGTGACTCTACTGCAGAGGTGGGGAACTTGCTCCATGGACGGTaggtgtgggtttttgggatgacctctgtCAATAATAAAGCAGAGGTTCTCAACTCCCGTCCTggagacccactgttattggctgactCTAGGCCATCCTAGAAACCCTCACCCACATCgaccctccatggaacaggttctcTACCTCTGTTGTAATGGAGAAGTGATCATGGAATTTGGATGCAAATGAAaccaccctaacccccccccataCTTCATGAAATCCAAGAAAGAAAGTTTGTAGCCATGCTGAAATGTCCCGGCAGTTTAAGGTACTTAGACGGCACAAGACTAGACATACTGTTGTTCTGATGAGTAAATATGTCACTTATGAAGGGCTCTTCTAGTTTATTTCCGcatcattttattttgcttCTCTCTGTTATTCTTTTACAAACTGCTGGTTATCTCCTGGAAGTTTATTGTTTGTTAACCGTCTTCCACTCTCAAGGTTCATCATCCTTAAATCCTTCAGCAAAGGACTGTCATGTCATGTTGTGGTTTCTTCCAGTTAGCAACCAGGATTCTGGAGGCCCATCAGAATGTCACTTCCCTGTCTCTCATGGAAGCTAAGATGCGCTTCATCCAAGCTTGGCAGTCTCTCCCAGAGTTCGGCATTAAGTACTACATTGTCAGGTAACTCCCAGCAATACTTTTAGATAAACAAGAATCCTTAAGATGTCTTGCAAAGCATCTGCAGAACGATTATTCTTAATATTTACGATGATGATAGTTATGCCCAGAGGTGTTGTTAGGAAGCTGAGGTCTTAGCCCAGAGACCTGTTCTATCCGTGAGTTCTCAAACTGAGAGCATGGTCTTTAAAACATCTGAGCTAAACGAATCATTTTGGGGCCCATTCAGATTCATTTGTGGCTTCAGCCCCAGGTGCCCCAGGCTTGTGAAGTCTGGTTATGCCTCTTGCCGTTTGATTGTAGATTTCGAGGGAGCAAGAAGGACGAGATTTTGGGAATCTCGTACAATCGGCTGATCCGGATCGACATGTCTACCAATCAGCCTGTGACCACCTGGAGGTTTTCCAGCATGAAGCAGTGGAATGTGAATTGGGAGATTCGACAGGTGAGTTGATAAAATTATGTCCAGCATGACTCTTCCCCAACCAACGTAGTTTTACAGAAAACTCTTATCAGGCTAGTCACGGGTTCAGGAGATGTTTGATAATTCAAGGATTATCTGTCTTCTAATATTATTGAGTGGGTTCTGATTACTTCTTAGTTTTTTAATAGTGGATTATACACATAAACTGAAACTGTTATTCAGCAGAATACTTTTCAGAagaataaattaatatataaatgtgCAATGAaaccgtgtgtctgtgtgagagagagagagagaaaacaaatgatttttctGTCTCTGACAATTTATATACAACACCATTATGAAACCTAAAACAAtactaattaatattttatgtggCTCAATACCGGGTGCCAGTTGTTTGATTAAATGGCGTTATCACTGAATAGGCATCAGTTTTTATGCTGAAAATACACTCCAGGGTAAACACATGGACCAAACCCAAATTGCACATTTAAGCTTTGgcccatttttttccccaggagCACATTTACCTCAGACATAAGTGCTGCctgtaaatattaaacatttatatttttcaaatgcaTCAATTAAATATGGAATGCGGAAAGCCATTTGCCATGAACTAGCGTGGTTATCAACAGGGCTTGAGTTGAAATGGGGTGTACAGGGATGCCATTctcctttcccccccccccccccccccccggctcagcACCAACCCTCATTGAACTATTGTTACCTTTCAATCACTGGTTATCAGTGACCTGCCTCGCTACACAGAGTGATACTGTCagtattgtattttaaaaaatcatactACAGATCTctggaagctgattggctgagctGTGTCTTTCTTACAGGTGACCATCGACTTTGATGGAAATGTGCAAGTGGCCTTCTCCTGTCAGTCATGCGACTGTAAGGTTGTTCATGAGTTTATTGGTGGCTACATTTTCCTCTCCACCCGCTCCAAGGACCAGAACGAGACTTTAGATGAAGAACTCTTCCACAAACTTACTGGTGGCCAAGAGTAGCTTCACAATCACAAGATGCCTTCACTTCAAGTGAATTTGCTGTTTCTATACATGTCATGTAGACCAAGATGGCTGCCAGTTAAGCTACGGTAGTCTGCTGCCAACTGAGAGCTGGATTCCTAATGGAAAGAATGATCATGGTTATATTACATTCTTCAAATGAAAGTGCCTTCAATGTTACAATAACACTGATAATTACATTCTTACATACAGTATGCCAGTCTGTGCCAAGTACGCGTTCAGGTGAATTAAACAAATTCACGCAACTGACAGAAAGAAAAGCTGGTGCTTATCAGATTTTGTCAGTAAATCTGGATTTATAGCACCAGATTTGTAGTGCATGAGCTCTTATGTCATTAGACTCATTGATAATAACCCTTTGGGCAAACAatgcaaaaattaaaaacaagagCAAAGGTTTTCAGTTGTGAGCATGTAAGTGCCCTTATTCTTTAGGAATGCTGGAATTATGCAGCTTGAAAAAAATGCACCATGTGTTATTTGCAATACACAATAAAGGACAATAATGTACAATTAATGTGTTAATATTTGAATGATAacactgtgcgtgtgtgctTACATTACAATGCATAATAATCACAAAAAGGCATTAGAATACCCATCTATTTTCCAGTCAGGATCACCAAGTGGCCTGGAACCTGTCCCAAGTAACACAAGGCTCCAGGCAGGGGATACCGGGGAGGGCGTAATGGTCCATTACAGGCTACACACACACTAACTGTTAGGCTTTAGACTGTAAGGAAACCAGACTTGTCCAAAATCCTCCCAATTCAGGGAggatatgcaaactccacacagaacaGGGATGGAACTCAGCCCCACTGTGTAGCAGCAGTTCTACCCACTAAACCACTGTGCCGCATTTTGTATTTGACAAAAACTAAATGACACATAATACGTATTTGTCAGCAAATAAAAACGGTAGCAAAGTTAAAGAGGCCAAATGAGTGACTCCAGTTTTTCAACCAAAACTGCATTTCAGATATGGTTTCTTACTTTCCCATCATGGTCCTCTGAAATAGATTATTATTCCCTGCGTGTATTTCTGGGTTCGATTGCTCTTGCCTCTTTCACAGGGAAACGCGGACGAACACGTGGGCAAGGCAGGGCATGTAAACGTCCATTTTTAAACGTTGTTTAGCTTTAATGCCTTTGAAAATTCAGGCAAGTACATTTATAGAGATTGAttcagtttttatatatatataaataaagtttcGGTCGTACAATGGAAAATAATGGCGAGCGATTCGTGGAGGATCAGTATATAATAAAAGAAGATGACTTCGTGGTTTTGCGACGTGGTGATGTTTATAAAGCTGTGCAAATCCAAAAGAAAAGGTAAGTTAACAACAAGTGTTAAGTTTGTATTTAACCAGCTGGTTTTATTGGCTTTGAGCTTTGCCGATAAAGTCATGTTTTTTACGTATTATTTCGTTAGGATGTGACTGTCTGGTAAGTTGGTAGGTAGAAAAACGCACTGAAAACCACTTTGTGTCTTTTCCGTGTTCTGTAAGATTATTACTTACTGCATGTGTAAGTACTTGTAAAATTTAATCTATCCTGTCAGTTTTCTCACAGTGGTCGATATTGTCATTTAGCTGCTAAGTCAGACTCATTTTTGATTTGCGTTTCGCAAACTAATCTACTTGAAGTATTTGTATTAGCATGGGTCTTGAACGTATCCTTATTTTACTGCATTCCTCCGATTGATTTGTTGATGGTTATGTTCTTGTATAGCCCTCTGTTTTGCTGATAGACTTAAGTGTGGCCAATTAACCCTAGACGTTTATCGGATGTCTTTAATCGCATTATGAAGTAGCTTGGCGCTGATATCAATATCTATCTATGCGGTGTCTAGGAAGATAATTTTCGAAAAGCAGTGGTTTTTCCTTGACAACGCCATTGGGGAGCTGTACGGGAC
This window of the Paramormyrops kingsleyae isolate MSU_618 chromosome 19, PKINGS_0.4, whole genome shotgun sequence genome carries:
- the fermt1 gene encoding fermitin family homolog 1 isoform X2, translating into MTTSVEYGKITWELSIFVDQREDDSRYTLRVKGNDHVGGLMLKLVEEINATRDWSDYALWWEQKNIWLLKTHWTLDKYGIQADANLLYTRQHRPLCLQLPNMKTIKLSISFSSVVFKTVTEICRTLNIRRPEELSLLKPLDDASKKKKKDKGKNPAIDEVMNIDALGMPGNTGNPGNYSKTMTPTYDPESGNPISKTSLWFGQNDLIVSQPNLPPAELAKMYKPLTTIEKATINSGWLDSSRSLMEQGVQEDDRLLLRFKYHCFFDLNPKYDSVRINQLYEQARWSVLLEEIDCTEEEMLMFASLQYHICKLTLSKEPLNLSDEPEVDEVEAALSNLEVTLEGGNTDKILEDITDIPKLADSLKLFRPKRLTLRPYKEYWFVFKDTTISYYKNRESSTGEPIEQLHLRGCEVVPDVNVAEKKFGIKLLLPVADGMNEVYIRCDNETQYAKWKAACILASKGKTMAYSSYKTEVRNIQSFLQMKSLAPTPESTPDADAMDMNAECFVSPRFSKKYKTKQLATRILEAHQNVTSLSLMEAKMRFIQAWQSLPEFGIKYYIVRFRGSKKDEILGISYNRLIRIDMSTNQPVTTWRFSSMKQWNVNWEIRQVTIDFDGNVQVAFSCQSCDCKVVHEFIGGYIFLSTRSKDQNETLDEELFHKLTGGQE